In Excalfactoria chinensis isolate bCotChi1 chromosome 3, bCotChi1.hap2, whole genome shotgun sequence, one DNA window encodes the following:
- the CCDC85A gene encoding coiled-coil domain-containing protein 85A isoform X3 encodes MAERRARCRPHSGRPRGRTRSDAQVWRGGRRRIIQSLTASSRSASRWAASPPLPPSASRSFCRVVPPAPAVRLCAQPARLQADRPSAAGSRRTAKDVRSSGRRRFRSAPFAAPRRRDPPRLAPSRSMAKVAAESCGAAPAEDLSKVSDEELLQWSKEELVRSLRRAEAEKMSAMLDHSNLIREVNRRLQLHLGEIRGLKDINQKLQEDNQELRDLCCFLDDDRQKGKRVSREWQRLGRYSASVMHKEVALYLQKLKELEVRQEEVVKENLELKELCVLLDEEKGGGAGSRSSIDSQISLCQLTATTAYIRDVGDGSSTSSTGSTDSPDHHKHHPSTSPEHLQKARGEGSPEHQKHRSISPEHLQKPRSSGSPDHHLKGPSPEHQKTIVKAPEQQKHSSGSPETLPKHVLSSSPEHFQKQRPGSSPEHQKHSSGSPDHLQKHTPSGSTEHLHKVRGTSPEHLKKHYGGSPEHLKHLGAGSREGTLRRQVTDDLSPHHRSIYNGMNGCVEETWRCCRVVPWN; translated from the exons ATGGCGGAGCGCCGTGCCCGCTGCCGGCCGCACTCGGGGCGTCCCCGCGGGAGGACGCGCTCGGACGCGCAGGTGTGGCGAGGCGGGAGGCGGCGGATCATCCAATCGCTCACCGCGTCGTCGCGTTCCGCTTCGCGCTGGGCCGCGTCGCCTCCCCTTCCCCCGTCGGCGTCGCGCTCGTTCTGCCGCGTCGTTCCCCCCGCGCCCGCCGTCCGTCTCTGCGCGCAGCCCGCGCGGCTCCAGGCGGACCGGCCGAGCGCAGCCGGATCCCGCAGGACGGCAAAGGACG TTCGCTCCTCAGGCCGACGCCGGTTCCGATCCGCGCCCTTcgccgctccgcgccgccgcGACCCGCCGCGGTTGGCCCCGTCCCGCAGCATGGCCAAAGTGGCGGCGGAAAGTTGCGGGGCGGCGCCGGCCGAGGACTTGTCCAAGGTGTCGGAcgaggagctgctgcagtggaGCAAGGAGGAGCTGGTCCGCAGCCTCCGCCGCGCCGAGGCCGAGAAGATGAGCGCGATGCTGGACCACAGCAACCTGATCCGCGAGGTGAACCGCCGCCTCCAGCTGCACCTCGGCGAGATCCGCGGCCTGAAG gatATCAATCAGAAGCTGCAAGAAGATAACCAGGAACTGAGAGacctctgctgcttcctggaTGACGACAGGCAGAAAGGCAAGAGGGTGTCCCGTGAGTGGCAGAGACTGGGCAGATACAGTGCTAGCGTCATGCACAAAGAGGTTGCCTTGTACTTACAGAAGCTGAAAGAACTGGAAGTGAGACAAGAAGAAGTGGTGAAGGAAAACctggagctgaaggagctgtgtgtgttgtTGGATGAGGAGAAGGGTGGTGGAGCAGGCAGCCGGAGCTCTATCGACAGCCAGATCAGCCTGTGCCAATTAACTGCCACCACTGCTTACATAAGAGATGTTGGTGATGGGAGCAGCACTTCTAGCACGGGAAGTACAGACAGTCCAGATCATCATAAACATCATCCAAGTACGAGCCCGGAGCACCTGCAAAAAGCTCGGGGTGAGGGCAGCCCTGAGCATCAGAAGCACAGGAGTATCAGCCCCGAGCATCTCCAGAAGCCCAGGAGTTCGGGCAGTCCTGATCATCACCTGAAAGGACCGAGTCCAGAACATCAGAAAACCATCGTCAAAGCACCTGAacagcaaaagcacagcagtggcaGCCCAGAAACTCTCCCAAAGCACGTTTTGAGTAGTAGCCCCGAACACTTTCAAAAGCAGAGGCCTGGCAGTAGCCCTGAGCatcaaaagcacagcagtggcaGCCCAGATCATCTCCAAAAGCACACGCCGAGTGGCAGTACAGAACATCTCCACAAAGTGAGGGGCACCAGCCCCGAGCACCTCAAAAAACACTATGGAGGCAGCCCAGAGCATCTCAAGCATCTCggtgcaggcagcagagaagGAACCCTCAGGAGAC
- the CCDC85A gene encoding coiled-coil domain-containing protein 85A isoform X4 — MAERRARCRPHSGRPRGRTRSDAQVWRGGRRRIIQSLTASSRSASRWAASPPLPPSASRSFCRVVPPAPAVRLCAQPARLQADRPSAAGSRRTAKDVRSSGRRRFRSAPFAAPRRRDPPRLAPSRSMAKVAAESCGAAPAEDLSKVSDEELLQWSKEELVRSLRRAEAEKMSAMLDHSNLIREVNRRLQLHLGEIRGLKDINQKLQEDNQELRDLCCFLDDDRQKGKRVSREWQRLGRYSASVMHKEVALYLQKLKELEVRQEEVVKENLELKELCVLLDEEKGGGAGSRSSIDSQISLCQLTATTAYIRDVGDGSSTSSTGSTDSPDHHKHHPSTSPEHLQKARGEGSPEHQKHRSISPEHLQKPRSSGSPDHHLKGPSPEHQKTIVKAPEQQKHSSGSPETLPKHVLSSSPEHFQKQRPGSSPEHQKHSSGSPDHLQKHTPSGSTEHLHKVRGTSPEHLKKHYGGSPEHLKHLGAGSREGTLRRQVTDDLSPHHRSIYNGMNDFQPPRPKALQS; from the exons ATGGCGGAGCGCCGTGCCCGCTGCCGGCCGCACTCGGGGCGTCCCCGCGGGAGGACGCGCTCGGACGCGCAGGTGTGGCGAGGCGGGAGGCGGCGGATCATCCAATCGCTCACCGCGTCGTCGCGTTCCGCTTCGCGCTGGGCCGCGTCGCCTCCCCTTCCCCCGTCGGCGTCGCGCTCGTTCTGCCGCGTCGTTCCCCCCGCGCCCGCCGTCCGTCTCTGCGCGCAGCCCGCGCGGCTCCAGGCGGACCGGCCGAGCGCAGCCGGATCCCGCAGGACGGCAAAGGACG TTCGCTCCTCAGGCCGACGCCGGTTCCGATCCGCGCCCTTcgccgctccgcgccgccgcGACCCGCCGCGGTTGGCCCCGTCCCGCAGCATGGCCAAAGTGGCGGCGGAAAGTTGCGGGGCGGCGCCGGCCGAGGACTTGTCCAAGGTGTCGGAcgaggagctgctgcagtggaGCAAGGAGGAGCTGGTCCGCAGCCTCCGCCGCGCCGAGGCCGAGAAGATGAGCGCGATGCTGGACCACAGCAACCTGATCCGCGAGGTGAACCGCCGCCTCCAGCTGCACCTCGGCGAGATCCGCGGCCTGAAG gatATCAATCAGAAGCTGCAAGAAGATAACCAGGAACTGAGAGacctctgctgcttcctggaTGACGACAGGCAGAAAGGCAAGAGGGTGTCCCGTGAGTGGCAGAGACTGGGCAGATACAGTGCTAGCGTCATGCACAAAGAGGTTGCCTTGTACTTACAGAAGCTGAAAGAACTGGAAGTGAGACAAGAAGAAGTGGTGAAGGAAAACctggagctgaaggagctgtgtgtgttgtTGGATGAGGAGAAGGGTGGTGGAGCAGGCAGCCGGAGCTCTATCGACAGCCAGATCAGCCTGTGCCAATTAACTGCCACCACTGCTTACATAAGAGATGTTGGTGATGGGAGCAGCACTTCTAGCACGGGAAGTACAGACAGTCCAGATCATCATAAACATCATCCAAGTACGAGCCCGGAGCACCTGCAAAAAGCTCGGGGTGAGGGCAGCCCTGAGCATCAGAAGCACAGGAGTATCAGCCCCGAGCATCTCCAGAAGCCCAGGAGTTCGGGCAGTCCTGATCATCACCTGAAAGGACCGAGTCCAGAACATCAGAAAACCATCGTCAAAGCACCTGAacagcaaaagcacagcagtggcaGCCCAGAAACTCTCCCAAAGCACGTTTTGAGTAGTAGCCCCGAACACTTTCAAAAGCAGAGGCCTGGCAGTAGCCCTGAGCatcaaaagcacagcagtggcaGCCCAGATCATCTCCAAAAGCACACGCCGAGTGGCAGTACAGAACATCTCCACAAAGTGAGGGGCACCAGCCCCGAGCACCTCAAAAAACACTATGGAGGCAGCCCAGAGCATCTCAAGCATCTCggtgcaggcagcagagaagGAACCCTCAGGAGAC